The genome window GTAAATCAAGACAAGCTCAAGCACACCATTAATTTGAACTGTGAAACAAATGCTCCCCCAGTACAGAATGCTTTGGAAGCTGCCATGCCCGGCAAAGGTGGGATTATTATGAGGATAATAGCATGGGACGACCAGGGAAGAGGGAGCCCCTTGTCTCGGCTAACCAGCTATTTAATCTTGTCAGGCTTGGAAAGTTCAAGAAAGCAAGGGTTTTAATTGAGATCCGTCTGTGATGCCCCTTTTCACAGTGGCCCTCAGGTAAATGGCAAGGCGAGTGTATAAATAATCTCTGTTGGCACATGCATCCACACGTGTGGTTCTTGTTCCTTACACGTGAGCTGGCACAGAGGACTGAGGAGTGAGGACAACATAGTGGCATTGGCATTGGTGATGCCATTGCGCAGAAGGTTTGCAGATGAAAGATATAAAAGACTGTCAGTGTAAAGGTTAGCATACTTATCTCCTGTCTTATCTAcaggtaaagcagatgatggaagGGCAAACAGGATGGAGAAGTAACTGGTTGACACATTTCCCTGTTTATTACTATCGACATCTTCTGGCCCCAGACACACTACTGAGATTGACTAAATCCATCTTCTACCTGTGTCCAGTAAGTGTATCATTTTCTGGCTCCATGCTTCTCTGTTAACATAATCTTACTATCTTCATGTATGTCTGTAAAGCTTTTCATTCAACCTACCAAAAAGTCATTTACCCCAACAACTCTATGTGTGTGCTACTTTGCCAAAGTTGATAGGTGTGGTCTCCCCTCCTCCTTTTGCACTGTCCCTGAGCATGCGCAAACTTAATCATTCTATAGCAACATTTAGCTTTCACAGAGCAGAAGAGATTGTCTCTCATTCTGTGTCATGCCCGAGGGAGGATACAAAGCACAGGCTCGGCCATTTCCTTCTTTGGATGGAACGCTTAGGCCTGGACATTTAAGGTCTGAGGAGATGTGGTACATCACCACCCTCGAGGAAAGCAACAGCCTCACTTGATACAGTGGTTTCAGAGGAAAGGAACACCAATGAACTAGGCCAGTTAAAAAGCTCAAGAGACAAAGGTCAGTGGTGGTGAGGTATAAAacccaaaaaaaataataataataataaaggagaAGCTATGTGGGAGCTCCAACCATCAGCCAAAAAGGACGAACCCATCTGTCCCCCCTTACCGTGAAATGATAAAGTGGAATTTAGTACCAAGATACTACAGTCCAAACTAATGACTTTGACAATTCATAAGGCACCTGCTCATGCTCTCCAACTTTATCTTAGTTGAATAAAAACGAGCAACCAATAATGTTTGAGACCATACTGCTACATAATGAAGTAAAACTTATCTGCAAGATTTGTTTTATTAGGGATATTCCGGCCTTCAGCATAATAACATCAATGTGCTCTTTTAAATGAAAAGGCTTGAATTAGCGTTGCTAATGAAAAAAGAAGAGCCGCCTAGCAATCTCTTATGTTAAGTACTGAACACAATAGTGTATCACAGGACCCTTTCACTCCACTTATTGTGCTCTTATTGCGCAAACTAAGAAAAGAAACATTAGGAGAAGCTAAAGCTGGTTTTGTGCAAGCTGCTGCCACTGCACAATAACAATGCTATTTATTGTGGTGCTTATCTTTCACAAGGGAAACAAGAAATCTAAACAAAATCCAAGCAAGATCCCCTACAAGAATAGCAGTTAGCCTAAAGGTACAGACCAAGGAGGCCTATTTGAATAGCAACCGAATGGAGGTGACAACAGCCCGGTGCGTAAGACAAGTCACATGACATTCCACTTTCCAGTAAACTCCAAATCCCAATTAAAGTTCTCACTATAGCCTCATACTGACTCTCTGCATCAAGCCATCTTCCTGCCCGGACCCATGTTtcaagttctctctctctctctaaaaacaTGTGAGATTATGCACTGAAATGTCAATGTCCTCATCACCTTTGATGCACTTCTGTGGTTGCTTCCATCCCATATGCTCATAGAAGTAAAGATATAATGGTCAAGTCATCATCTTTAGGTGCTTGGTCCCCTGTTTAGGCACCTGCCCTCATTATCGATGTGTGATGGGAAAGAGGAGACAGACATGGGGGGGCCTCAAGGAGTCCTGCATGGGTCTCCCCACCAACAGTGGGGAGAGGTAATAAAGCCAAGCCAAGCACAGGAGGGTGGGAAGACATTAAGACAAACACCCAAACTGAACAATGGCCACAAGGGCTATATCTACAGTGTCAGGGCTGCTGCTTGTGGTCCTTGCATCAGTCCTCTCGCTCGTTGGGGTCCTTCTCAAAGTTCAAATGGGTGTGAGCGTGCCTCCACATTTCCATCTGTTCTTTTGTGATTAAAGAAGCCTGGATTGAGGACAGAGCCTTCAATGCCCAAATTGTTGTCTTTAGGGCCTCACTGCAGGTAAAGCTGCAAAGATGTTTGCTTTACCATATTCTCTTTTTCGTTTTTCTTGTATGCAGATATCTAGGCCTTCGAGTCCGCCATCTGACTGAAGAAATGCTAGTGGTCAGGACATTCGGTGAATCTAAGTTGTGATCTAGTGTGGGACCTTGGTTCTGCCACCATGGCGACTCACACTAAATACTGCAATGCCTTCGGATCTATGTATCTATCtctgtctgtctctctctctctctctcgcgctcGTGGGCCTTGCTCCTTCAATCAAGCCTTCTTGGTTCTCCGCCTCCAGAATCCCACTGGACAACATCTAACAGTAAGCTTCCTTTTGTATATCAGTATATGTTCTTCTACGTAAAGACTCATCCATTTAATGGCAGACAGGCATCTCTCTAACACGCATAACATTTAAGGTGCATAGTGAAGCAGCAGAAATGACTAAGATGATGGAGTGATGCATGAAGACATGCAGACCAACCTTTTGTGTGCATGAGACGAAAGCCTCAGTTAGGGCGGAAATGACCCTGCGTCACTTCCGGGTGCATCGTGGGGTCCTGGAAGATCTCTCCCCAGATGCCACTGCAGCCTAGCCTAGGAAGGGATGTAACCCAAACAAGTAGCAGCTAAGGATATGATGTCATGGCATGATCTGATGGAACTGAGACAGCAACCAAACGAGCGAGCAAACATCGATTTGGAACAAAAAGAAGCTAAGATAGAAAGCAGATGATGCTTTAGGGTATATAAATAACATGACTAGATGAAAAAGAGTTACTAAAACACAGATGGAAACAAAATCACATAGAGAGAGAGATTAGCCAATCAGAGCATTAATTAATGATCAGAGAATAACAACGAGATTTAAACATTCTCTTTGTATTTCCCAGTTTGTAATGTAATAATGGATACACAAATATTTTACTCATATAAACTTTTGAATCTAAACACACGAGAATGTACAATCAATtgagtaaaaaataaaaagagtaatataaaaattatatacacATAACAGTCCACAGATGGACTCCGTTACATGCAACCATTGCAACCAAGGTCTTAGCCATTAAGTGAATAATCATCTTATACAAGACTCAGGATGGCGATGATGTTGCACCTATCAGCGGAGATCAAGGCGTGGACTGTAACGATGATGCACCAAAACCAAACCTCTATGGACGTTCTTGAAGGGTCACACTGGAGCTAGATTGACAGAATGACAGCTACCATCAGGCAGAGTCCTCCCAAGCAGAGCCCAGGCTCGGTGTGTAGAGAATCCCATGGCGACCTACACGAAGGCTAGGCTTTAACTTTGGTGCGAGGTCTTTCATGCAATCTCGGCAGCGGCAGGAGAGACGAGTCCAGAGACTCCCTACAACCTACCTGCAGCTTCTCGTCGTCCACCGTGAACTGACAGCTGACAAGATGCTGCAACACCAACAACGCCGATGGGCATCCAACTGCAGGCAGATCCTTCAAGGATCTACTTTGATGAGCTCCCCCCCTCAGATTGTACAGTTGACTATCATTGCAAAGAGTGATGTGATTTAGCTGTGAAGTTCTCAATGAAGTTGGCTGGATAACTAACTTATCCTAGCGAATAGGAGAAGTCAGATTTTGGAAAGTCATGTGCCCTGCTCTCTCCAAACAAGGACACCTACGAAGTTtatcacacacacaaaaaaaaaaagggtaagaATCCTAGATGTGATCGACAGTTCAGATgatttagataaatcaagttGTTCCATAGAGaaagacaaagagagagagagagagagattcaacAAATAAAGCATTGCAGAGGCCACCTCTTCCTTAAGTTACAATTACATGAGAAATCTACTGAAAAACCAACAATGTGGCACTAAGCTACAAAACCATATTGGTTGGGGCTCCGGGCGACACTAAACCTTCTTGTTCTATTCACAAGAGTTTCAAGTCAAAGCATATGACGAGTTGAGTAAAATTATTTCTTAACTTAACTTATTCgtttattttataaaagaaaataataagctGGATCGGCCACGACCACTTGCCACACATACCCACCCAAGAATATCATCATCTATGAACCTGTCCTATCTGTTGAAATACACATTAGTACACCATTTTCAAGCCTCTCATAACTATTTTAATTTGCAAGAATTAATGTTCTCAGTTGACTAGAATAAAGAAACATACTAAAGAAAACTATGCATGCGCAAGTTTCCAACCCAATTCATCTTTTGAACTGTATTATATTTGAAAAGATCACGCAACATATTTCGATCATTCTTCATCAAATTTCATCTTTTGTGACCGGTTGGAGACTTCAATCAAGCTTGGGTGTTGATAACAATATGGCAAAACATATACATAACAATGAAACTCAATTGCACTTATGAGCAGTAAAAGATTAATTTAAGCTAAAATATTATCAATACTTCTTTTTTCTAAAGCAACTTATtgaacaaaagaacaaaaatagAATAATTACCTCAAAATGTTCCAAGTAGGCTCTCCACACTTGTAGACATCGTTCTGCTTGTTCCGTTTACTCAGAAGGCGATTGAAATTAAAAAAGCTCCATGCAATCAGCGAGTATTTCTGATGGCTGTCAACATGAATTTAGATGGCACAATAATGACCTGATATTGCAATCCTGGATAACATATCAGGAAGACGGTATATAAGTACTCTCCAGAGACCATTTACAAAGGGAACACTAGAAAAAAGTTACTGCAAAAAATTGAAAGAGAACAAGAAATAAAATCATCCTATTATGATTTCTTTTGGAATAATTCTCAGAAACTCAGAGATGAATTTAACAGGAATTTGGATTATTAGCTTCATATTATCTTACTATTACAACAATtttatgttattgacatatcaTTGTCATTTCCATTGCTGCCAACAAAGAATTAGCTATGAAGTGCATCACAAGATCAAAATGACTCCACAGAAGACTACATATAACCTCTATAATGAGCTATCAACCCGATGCCAATACTCTAAAGTTGATGTTGCATCCAAATAAAAGTAAACCTAGGACCTAAGAAAGAGATGGGCCTGCACTAAATATAATAGCTAGATtgcatgcaaaaatatttactttaatgGTAATAGTCTAAACTCATAGATGAAGCAACCTCCAAAATTCTTGTAGCTTTGGCATTCACTTTCTTAAAGGAAGAAATAAACTGGTATCAAACAGATTAAAGAACAGAGAAACCTGGCACTTTAATGCAAAGCACTGGCATGGTCATCGGTCAATCAACATAGTAACTCTTTATTGCAATTGATTTTAACATGATTCTGTTGAAGAATCTGAAGAGTATAGAAGTCCCCTATAGAAAATAAGCTAACCATTATTCTTCTTAGTGGTCACTGCAGACCAAAGTCCAAACCGATTGCTATCTTATGCTGTATTGAGCCTAGTAGACTTGAAATAAACACAGAACATACTCAGTGCAACTTATGCTGAGTTACAAGACATTGGAGTCAACATATATTGCTACTACATTACATATAGACGACTTGTGCAAGTTTGAAGCCGGTTTTCCAATCTTTTAGCGGCCGACAATCTCACTCAGCACATGAACTATCTAACAGACTTCATTTATAGGAAGACGACTGCTCAAGTCAATCTCATGAAAAATGTTCCTAAATCTCTAAAGATTAACAAATTCATTCAGAGATCCCTCTCCTCAAATTCTTCAGAAATATGGTTTGTCCAGAGATTGCATCTAATCTATGAAGAACAACACAAACCACTCCATGAGCTACTCGCTATTAAATCATTTAAAGAGCTTTCAGATAGGAAACGATACTTACAGGACTGCCAAACGCCCAAGAACTGAATCCCGCGTTGGAGGAACCATCGGCTTCTCTTCCATCGTCCTCATTACCTACAAGAAAGTAGGCGCTCAAAATAAACCTGCCAAAACATCATTTCATGGACCCTCAGACAACTGAGAAAACGACTTGCTAAACCTGCGGGAAAAGGGCAGGCCGTCCGCAACCACCCGAAATCAAGAATAGGCAACCCacggctgaacctccgacgacccacATGACAGAAACGCGAATGCTTTGCTCAGAATCACCGAATTAGGAAGAGGAATAGGGTTCGGAATTGGCGCTGAGCCCGAGTCACGAAATTTGAGGAAGCCCGGGGAGTTCTCGAACCGGGTGACGCCACCGAGGTGGACATCATCACCACCGCCTGAGATCGAAGGTTGCTGAAGGGGCGGCCTCCAAGGGTTCCGTCATGTTGGGCTCGCAGAAGAGGGGAGGAGAAGCACCAGTTCAATTGGGCTTTGGCCCATCAAAAATACTAACATATTTGCTGCAGCTTGATGATTAAACAACTCATCATTTACAATACGGACATACATCTAAAGATTTTTTTAGATATTAAAATGTCATTTATTGCACAATCCCAAAATATAAGAACACGTAACTATGCTTTTTGGTCTATTGAAACTGATGTTTACCTGTTTGACATGATCATATTCTCGATCAATAGGAGGTCGACGGCGGCTTGGATGATGACTTGATGAGGAGATCGTAGACCACCGAGTTACCGTAGCTCAGGTCGAAGACGTAATCTGAGGAAAACAAGAAGCAGCAGATATAGGGTAAGAGGCATAAAAAAGGTGGCAACGACGGCAGACGAGAGGGTTTTACGGTAGGCAAAGACGACGCCGGGGACCGGGCTCCCGAGATACGGTTGTCTTGGACCCTCCAGTGCCGCTCTCCTGCCGGATCTCCGGCGTGTAGGAGCGAAAGCGGATGTCGACTGAGATCTTCACCATGGGCGTCGGcggcaaggagagagagagagtggtggGGAACGCGGAAAGCTTAGGAGGGAGGGCATGCTTTCGCGGGCACGAATAAAAGGGTGGAATGAAGTGGGCCGGAGCCATAGATTGACCGGAGGGAGGCTATTGAGCCCAAAGCTGCCTTAGCATATATGGGCCCTAAGGCCCATGTTGTGACTTGTTCCTGCTCATCCCTGATATTGCCAAGTGACTGTATGCAATTATCATTTCTGATTATTGACTCTCGATATCATATACACATTAGGATCAGCAAAGAAATAGTTCGATGAGTAGATATCATAAGGATATTACATCATGTCTTCATATCATATCATGAAATTGAACCCCTTGATTAGGACAAACCTAATACCGTTTGACATTACATCATGACAGCAGCAGTAGTTTTCAGAATGGCACATTTGACACTTTACAAGGGGAAAGAACCAGTgggttatatatatatctacactaCAATCGCAAAATGCCAACAGATAAATTGCAGTCCAACATACACCATAAAATTCTCATCAAGGGACAGAGAACAAGTACATCCACATAGTACCAGACTGCTAAATCATCTTAGTCCTGAACCCTCATTTTTTGAGGGCCTTTGGTGCACTTCTAtcgtcctcttcctctagatcgctAAACGAGACGTCCTCGTCATTGCCTATAGGAATGCTGGTGCTTCCTGAGATGCCCATTTCTTCTGTTTCATCTTCCAACCAATCATCCCCGTCCTCGTCGAACCTCTCAATGGAGACCTTTGATGCATCACTGTGATCCTTCTGCAGCTGTCTTGGTGGCTCTTCTTCGATGACAGACTTATCAATGACTTCTACCTCAGTTGTTTGGATTGGGTGTTTTTCTGTCACAGGGTCGGTGATTGGCACAGAAATAACTTCCTTTGCTTGGGATGGTGAAGTTTCATACAAATCCTTTAGTTCTGTGACCTTCACTTCGGATTGAACTGAGGTATCATCTATTTTCCTGTTGGAAACATCAACTTCAGGCCTCTCTGCTTCTGCAATATCTTGATTCTGCAACTTCTGGAACAGCAATGCTCTGGCTTCCGCAACCTGCACAAAGATAGAATGGATCATTTAGACCTAACAATTTTCAACAGCTTTGATGGCAAAGTCTGGAAGTGGATGCAAACATGTTACTCCAACTTTTGAAGTTAAGTATGTCGGTAAATTGTAGACTTTTACAAATTCATTCAGGGGGAAAGAATCCTGTGAACCACATGTATAAACCAAATCTTATCAATTCCACCATTGAAACAATAATTATTCAAACTGTACTAACATTACCTAAGCTTAATCTTGATTTAAAATACTTCCTAAGATAATTCAAAATACTCGTCGCATCCATGCTGTTTCCATGTTGGACACCAACAGTTACTGGATACATCTTAACACATGCCGGGTAgtacaatcatttttaggacctaTGTACCATTTGTATTAATTTAAtgtgtatatacgtatatacatatacatatatgtatatacatatatacatatatataatgtctATGCTTCCTTGTCTCTTTTGGTAAAAATCCAAAACTCCACAAAGCGTACCTTTGTAAACAAAAACATAAGACTTGAATTCATAAATTGCAAAAGGCATATGGTCTAAGGGAGTTAGAATACTCTACAATATATAGATAATAGAAGGGCTCCAATTCTCACATCTCAACAGCCCAATGATCCTCTCATTACATCTCTTTGTCACTTGCACTCAAAACTGGGTAAGTAGATCCCAAGATGATGAGTGGGGCTAATGCCGTAACTTATCCaagtctttttatttttttctagcacaagaatgttgatagcATCTTCATATGAAGGTCCATATGCTACTTGATTGCCCGGTTGCTCCAAGTATTTCAATGTTGTTACAAAGCATAGAGTTGTGTTAGCGTCAGCTGTCAAGACAAGGCACTAACAGAAATCCTTGTGGATCCATGCGAGCTATAAAAGGTGAGGTATATATGTCAGACAAAGAAGGACTTTGTGCAGACCAATGATGCATGATGTACCTTGCTTTGACGATTTCACCCAGTCCACTGATCGTAATAGTTTATAATTAATCATTAATGTTAAATCACAATCTATTTTACCATGATTATGATCTCTGAATGCAAATCATTTCAAGAATGAAACTAGAAATTGAAGATTGGTAGCAAATGTTACAACCAACACTAGGTGAGTACATTTTTGTTTCTGCAATTCAAAGACTTCAAAGAAATTCATGGAAGGCCTAAATGCTAGCTCAccaaaattttcatttttcagCAATCATGTTTAGGCATCTAAACCTAGAATCTGAGCCAAACTTACATCAGAAGAAGTCATTTTACCAGGGCATTTCCTTTGAAGTTCTATATACCAAAAAGCATACTGATGGCGAGTTATTAAGTAAAACGGTCAAAGAGAACAGCTTTGAGCAAGATAACAGACCTGAGGTGTTGAGAGCAGTTCGGCATCATGCTTACTGAGTCTAGGGTGCAAAAGGACAAAATAAATTTTCCAAAAGCAGCCCTCACTCATATGACTTGGGCAAAGTTCAATCCTTAAAGCAGCTAATCTTGGTGCAAGTCTTTCGACAGCCAATGCATGTTCTTGTTGGGCATCAGACATGTCAAAATCTGGGAAATGAGATAAATATAAAAAGCCAAACAAGCTAGAAGAAAGTTGTCCATAAGTGATGACTGCCTATTCTCAAAGAAACAAGCCCAGAAAGAACATAAATATGAACCAACACTAAAATCATATTAGAAATTCAGAACTTCAATAAGCAACAACTTCAAAGGCAAATATAAATTCAATAGATTACAACTTTTCAGAATTCTGTAAAGGCATAAAAAAGTTATAAATTAAATGGCT of Musa acuminata AAA Group cultivar baxijiao chromosome BXJ2-3, Cavendish_Baxijiao_AAA, whole genome shotgun sequence contains these proteins:
- the LOC103979798 gene encoding uncharacterized protein LOC103979798, encoding MSWLARSFASTLMADRDDGETDVTQRAESASSLSPRDGEDGDPSRGVKEDLSEITEALSRRFRGVASFLAPPPSSAASGGDADPVEDSDALAFAGFRSDLAEIGGRFRSGISRLSSSKAVSEFSKIASTFLPLGPGEGEDWDAEDEEGSESKYRTNAIGVTEEVMAFVRNISMHPETWLDFPLLPDDEESDDFDMSDAQQEHALAVERLAPRLAALRIELCPSHMSEGCFWKIYFVLLHPRLSKHDAELLSTPQVAEARALLFQKLQNQDIAEAERPEVDVSNRKIDDTSVQSEVKVTELKDLYETSPSQAKEVISVPITDPVTEKHPIQTTEVEVIDKSVIEEEPPRQLQKDHSDASKVSIERFDEDGDDWLEDETEEMGISGSTSIPIGNDEDVSFSDLEEEDDRSAPKALKK